From one Brevibacterium sp. 'Marine' genomic stretch:
- a CDS encoding BCCT family transporter → MSDPNADDGSATGQQAGATAEADSAPTTGADDTTASTPSETEHYLIGEPDPVALHLPEKLHIGEGDSDAEITEKLRRQGVRIGKGMIAPAVFWPALIIIVGVAALAIALPTSTGDVISAMQGWVVADLGWYYMLVVGLFVVFAIVVGFSKYGRIRLGKDGDRPEFNIFSWFAMLFAAGMGIGLVFYGVAEPLTYATTGAKPGWPDSEIDDAKLGMAQTFVHWGLHPWALYAVLGMALAYAIHRRGRPLSIRWALEPLLGRFVKGWAGDVIDVIAICGTVFGIATSLGLGVQQISAGLKHIGVVGEYDNMFLVILIVIITFLATASVVSGVGAGIKWLSNINLTMAGILLITVLVLGPTLFLFQNFVESIGVYLANVFDMTFDIGAYTGDEGAEWNSSWTLFYWGWWISWAPFVGVFIARISRGRTVREFIAGVLLVPSIVGFFWFSVMGGTGIHRQIFGAGDLVDPEEGVVAERVLFDVLGDLPLGAVLSVIAIILVAIFFITSSDSGSLVVDMLASGGHPNPPLWSRVLWALMEGALAIGLLIAGGLGALQAGSLLTALPFSIILVLVCVSTLKAFGKEAQRTAAIERAARFRQVGEHLADDFDEYLGDKVDERIDYRLTRSRGIGDRMKSRSGGTREPRKPGRDRGTSTPAD, encoded by the coding sequence ATGAGCGACCCCAACGCGGACGACGGCTCCGCGACCGGCCAGCAGGCCGGCGCGACCGCCGAGGCGGACTCGGCACCAACCACCGGTGCCGACGATACGACCGCCTCCACACCGTCCGAAACCGAACATTATCTCATCGGCGAACCCGACCCCGTAGCGCTTCATCTTCCGGAGAAGCTGCATATCGGCGAAGGCGACTCCGATGCGGAGATCACCGAGAAGCTGCGCCGCCAAGGCGTGCGCATCGGCAAGGGCATGATCGCCCCGGCCGTCTTCTGGCCGGCGCTGATCATCATCGTCGGAGTCGCCGCATTGGCGATTGCGCTCCCAACGTCGACCGGCGACGTGATCTCTGCGATGCAGGGCTGGGTCGTCGCCGACCTCGGCTGGTACTACATGCTGGTCGTCGGGCTGTTCGTCGTCTTCGCCATCGTCGTCGGATTCTCCAAGTACGGCAGAATTCGGCTGGGCAAGGATGGCGACCGACCGGAATTCAACATCTTCTCGTGGTTCGCGATGCTCTTCGCCGCGGGCATGGGCATCGGCCTCGTCTTCTACGGTGTCGCCGAACCGCTGACCTACGCGACGACCGGGGCGAAGCCGGGATGGCCCGACAGCGAGATCGACGACGCGAAGCTGGGCATGGCCCAGACCTTCGTCCACTGGGGTCTGCACCCGTGGGCGCTCTACGCAGTGCTCGGCATGGCACTGGCCTATGCGATCCACCGCCGTGGTCGCCCCCTGTCCATCCGCTGGGCCCTCGAACCGCTCCTGGGACGTTTCGTCAAGGGGTGGGCCGGTGACGTCATCGACGTCATCGCGATCTGCGGCACGGTCTTCGGCATCGCTACCTCTCTCGGGCTCGGCGTGCAGCAGATCTCGGCCGGACTCAAACACATCGGGGTCGTCGGCGAGTACGACAACATGTTCCTCGTCATCCTCATCGTCATCATCACCTTCCTCGCCACCGCCTCGGTGGTCTCGGGCGTGGGCGCCGGCATCAAGTGGCTGTCGAACATCAACCTCACGATGGCCGGCATCCTCCTCATCACGGTTCTCGTGCTCGGGCCGACCCTGTTCCTGTTCCAGAACTTCGTCGAGTCGATCGGCGTGTATCTGGCCAATGTCTTCGACATGACGTTCGACATCGGTGCCTACACCGGTGACGAAGGCGCGGAGTGGAACTCCTCCTGGACTCTGTTCTACTGGGGCTGGTGGATCTCCTGGGCACCCTTCGTCGGCGTCTTCATCGCCCGCATCTCGCGTGGCCGCACCGTGCGCGAATTCATCGCCGGTGTGCTCCTCGTGCCGTCGATCGTCGGCTTCTTCTGGTTCTCCGTGATGGGCGGCACCGGCATCCACCGTCAGATCTTCGGCGCCGGCGACCTCGTCGACCCGGAGGAAGGCGTCGTGGCCGAACGTGTCCTCTTTGACGTGCTCGGAGACCTGCCGCTGGGTGCGGTGCTGTCGGTCATCGCCATCATCCTCGTGGCGATCTTCTTCATCACCTCGTCGGATTCGGGTTCGCTCGTCGTCGACATGCTCGCCTCGGGCGGCCACCCGAACCCGCCGCTGTGGTCGCGTGTCCTCTGGGCGCTGATGGAGGGTGCGCTGGCGATCGGTCTGCTCATCGCCGGTGGGCTCGGAGCGCTGCAGGCCGGGTCGCTGCTCACGGCGCTGCCGTTCAGCATCATCCTCGTCCTCGTCTGCGTGTCCACGCTCAAGGCCTTCGGCAAGGAGGCGCAGCGGACGGCGGCGATCGAGCGTGCGGCGCGGTTCCGTCAGGTCGGTGAGCATCTGGCCGATGACTTCGACGAGTACCTCGGTGACAAGGTCGATGAGCGCATCGACTACCGACTCACGCGCAGCCGCGGCATCGGCGATCGGATGAAGTCGCGCTCCGGGGGGACTCGGGAGCCGCGCAAGCCCGGCCGTGACAGGGGGACGTCGACCCCCGCGGACTGA
- a CDS encoding MFS transporter, with protein sequence MPASPPSPAATRLRIFNWALWDWGSASFNAVIITFVFAPYLTKSVAATEEAGSSALGWSMAAAGFVIAVIAPAAGTRADAGGRHRLWLGVHTGIVVLTMFGLFFVRDSPDYLWLGLLLLAVGSVFFEFAEVSYNGIMVRITTPDNVGKVSGFGWGMGYVGGLVLLVVLLVLVIQPEVGILGASDADGLRFRIVAVLAAVWFAIFALPTLFSAPGAKVKGTSGGHPIRAFVSDYAGLVRRLVRMWSTEHQTLRFFIASAVFRDGLAAIFSFAGVLAAGSYGFSASEIIILGVAANVAAGAGAMIAGWFDDRLGPKPVIIAGLIVIIAGGLPILFSAEAAVFWVCALILSFCVGPVQASSRSFLARITPPESAGENFGLYATTGRAVSFLGPAMFALAITIFGFQRAGTLGILIVLAVGLALIIPVRPDTPAHSMQARAEA encoded by the coding sequence ATGCCCGCATCCCCGCCGTCACCAGCAGCAACCCGTCTGCGCATATTCAATTGGGCGCTGTGGGACTGGGGTTCGGCGTCCTTCAATGCCGTGATCATCACCTTCGTGTTCGCTCCGTACCTGACGAAGTCCGTCGCCGCCACCGAGGAAGCCGGCTCCTCGGCATTGGGCTGGTCGATGGCCGCGGCCGGATTCGTCATCGCCGTCATCGCTCCGGCAGCCGGCACTCGGGCCGACGCCGGGGGTCGGCATCGCCTGTGGCTGGGTGTGCACACCGGAATCGTCGTGCTCACGATGTTCGGCCTGTTCTTCGTCCGCGACTCCCCCGACTATCTCTGGCTGGGTCTGCTGCTCTTGGCCGTGGGCAGCGTGTTCTTCGAATTCGCCGAGGTGTCCTACAACGGCATCATGGTCCGCATCACCACCCCCGACAATGTCGGCAAGGTCTCCGGATTCGGGTGGGGCATGGGCTACGTCGGAGGGCTGGTCCTTCTCGTCGTCCTCCTCGTCCTGGTCATCCAGCCCGAGGTCGGCATCCTCGGCGCCAGCGACGCCGACGGACTGAGGTTCCGCATCGTCGCTGTCCTCGCGGCGGTGTGGTTTGCGATCTTCGCGCTTCCCACACTGTTCTCGGCTCCCGGTGCGAAGGTCAAGGGCACCTCGGGCGGACACCCGATCCGCGCGTTCGTCTCCGATTATGCGGGCCTTGTGCGTCGTCTGGTCCGGATGTGGTCGACCGAGCATCAGACGCTGCGGTTCTTCATCGCCTCGGCGGTCTTCCGGGACGGTCTGGCCGCGATCTTCTCCTTCGCCGGCGTCCTTGCCGCCGGCAGTTATGGGTTCTCCGCCTCGGAGATCATCATCCTCGGTGTGGCAGCGAACGTCGCCGCCGGTGCCGGTGCGATGATTGCCGGGTGGTTCGACGATCGGCTCGGGCCGAAACCCGTCATCATCGCCGGTCTCATCGTCATCATCGCCGGTGGGCTGCCGATCCTCTTCAGCGCCGAGGCGGCCGTGTTCTGGGTCTGCGCCCTGATCTTGAGCTTCTGCGTCGGTCCGGTGCAGGCGTCGAGCCGGTCGTTCCTGGCCCGCATCACTCCGCCGGAGTCGGCCGGGGAGAACTTCGGCCTCTACGCCACGACCGGACGGGCCGTGAGCTTCCTCGGCCCGGCGATGTTCGCCTTGGCGATCACGATCTTCGGCTTCCAGCGGGCGGGAACGCTGGGCATCCTCATCGTTCTGGCGGTCGGTCTGGCGCTCATCATCCCCGTCCGCCCGGACACCCCGGCCCACTCCATGCAGGCCCGCGCGGAGGCTTAG
- a CDS encoding SRPBCC domain-containing protein produces the protein MPVIDTFHDEETLTLTIVAEFAAPLERVWEVYADPRQLEQIWGPPTYPATVVDHSLAPGGRVTYYMTSPEGEKFCGLWELTAVDRPTRLEFRDYFADEDFTVVESMPGSSCVYRFEATETGTRATYESVFDSVEGLRTVLEMGVIEGSTGAINQIDGLLARSGTVNRANSQPSELA, from the coding sequence ATGCCGGTCATCGACACATTTCATGACGAAGAGACACTGACGCTGACGATCGTCGCCGAATTCGCGGCGCCGCTCGAACGAGTGTGGGAGGTCTACGCCGACCCCCGACAGCTCGAGCAGATCTGGGGACCTCCGACGTACCCGGCCACGGTCGTCGACCATTCGCTCGCACCCGGCGGCAGAGTCACGTACTACATGACGAGCCCGGAGGGCGAGAAGTTCTGCGGGCTGTGGGAGCTGACCGCCGTCGATCGTCCCACACGTTTGGAGTTCCGCGATTACTTCGCCGATGAGGACTTCACGGTTGTCGAGTCGATGCCCGGAAGCAGCTGCGTCTACCGCTTCGAGGCAACCGAGACCGGGACACGTGCCACCTATGAATCGGTCTTCGACTCGGTGGAGGGACTGCGCACCGTCCTGGAGATGGGTGTCATCGAAGGCTCGACCGGGGCGATCAACCAGATCGACGGGCTGCTGGCTCGCAGCGGAACCGTCAACCGTGCGAACTCGCAACCGAGCGAGCTCGCATAG
- a CDS encoding metalloregulator ArsR/SmtB family transcription factor, with protein MKAVLDDEVDALFQALADRTRRDIVRRVTGEGLSVSDLAAGYDMSFAAVQKHVAVLERAGLVTKRRVGKRQIAHAEVGPLRTIRSMLAELEDQWVERVQRIDDLLAGDEQAGS; from the coding sequence ATGAAAGCCGTTCTCGACGACGAAGTCGATGCGCTGTTCCAGGCATTGGCCGACCGCACCCGGCGCGATATCGTGCGCCGAGTCACAGGAGAGGGACTTTCGGTGTCCGATCTGGCAGCCGGCTACGACATGAGCTTCGCCGCAGTGCAGAAGCACGTTGCTGTCCTCGAACGTGCAGGACTGGTGACGAAGCGCCGAGTCGGCAAACGGCAGATCGCCCACGCAGAGGTGGGTCCGCTTCGCACCATCAGGAGCATGCTCGCCGAACTCGAAGACCAGTGGGTCGAACGAGTGCAGAGAATCGACGACCTTCTGGCCGGGGACGAACAGGCCGGGTCGTGA
- a CDS encoding TetR/AcrR family transcriptional regulator, with protein sequence MRSTSSDSRANRSPNSSPETAVRIRSAAIETFAERGFAKSTIRAIAAAADVSPGLVIHHFGSKDGLRRACDDFVFSAIADAKAANADYATEAVREIFASSDMSLNIDYLTKSLLDPSDHGQRYFDHYVDLVEGYIRHGFAGYEFRTSDTDVRGQAATIAALALAPSILGSRLQKALGTADFPETMSRLAPHLYDLYFHGVITAAPDTASADSAAPDRTETPTAHRTDEGDEKR encoded by the coding sequence ATGCGTTCAACCTCTTCGGATTCGCGTGCGAACCGATCACCCAATTCGTCCCCGGAGACCGCGGTCCGGATCCGCTCCGCTGCGATCGAGACCTTCGCCGAACGTGGTTTCGCGAAGTCGACGATCCGTGCGATCGCCGCCGCCGCCGACGTCTCCCCCGGGCTCGTCATCCACCATTTCGGGTCGAAGGACGGACTGCGCCGCGCCTGCGATGACTTCGTCTTCTCGGCGATCGCGGACGCCAAGGCGGCCAATGCCGACTACGCGACGGAGGCGGTGCGAGAGATCTTCGCCAGCAGCGACATGTCGCTGAACATCGACTACCTCACCAAGTCGCTGCTCGATCCCTCGGATCATGGTCAGCGCTATTTCGATCACTACGTCGACCTCGTCGAGGGCTATATCCGACACGGCTTCGCCGGTTACGAATTCCGCACCAGCGACACCGACGTCCGTGGTCAGGCGGCGACGATCGCCGCCCTCGCGCTGGCCCCGTCGATCCTCGGATCCCGCCTGCAGAAGGCGCTGGGGACCGCGGACTTCCCCGAGACGATGTCCCGGCTCGCCCCCCACCTCTACGACCTCTACTTCCACGGCGTCATCACCGCCGCCCCCGACACAGCATCCGCGGACTCCGCGGCTCCCGACCGCACCGAGACACCGACAGCACACCGCACCGACGAAGGAGACGAGAAGCGATGA
- a CDS encoding ABC transporter ATP-binding protein: protein MRTTTAPTTHSRRTGEEAPAITLAEVVKSFGRARALDGLDLEVARGEVHGFLGPNGAGKSTTIRILLGILRADAGRIRLLGEDPWSHAVPLHRRLAYVPGDVELWPGLTGGEAIDLFSRLRGGVDVRKRDELIERFDLDPRKKGRTYSKGNRQKVALISALASDVELLLLDEPTAGLDPLMEAVFQECIREAKEDGRTVLLSSHILAQVEALADRISIIRAGRIVETGTLSDLRHLSRTTITVQVERDIPALTRMAGVHDLVREGAQLHFSADAAHLPDLMRTLGEHDVESLTATPPTLEQLLLRHYGKEVGS from the coding sequence ATGAGAACGACGACAGCTCCGACGACCCACAGCCGTCGGACCGGGGAAGAGGCACCCGCGATCACCCTCGCCGAGGTGGTCAAATCCTTCGGTCGCGCACGTGCCCTCGACGGCCTCGACCTCGAGGTCGCCCGCGGGGAGGTCCACGGCTTCCTCGGCCCCAACGGTGCCGGCAAATCGACGACGATCCGCATCCTGCTGGGGATCCTCCGCGCCGATGCGGGACGGATCCGCCTCCTCGGCGAGGACCCGTGGTCGCATGCGGTCCCACTCCATCGGCGACTCGCCTACGTCCCGGGGGACGTGGAGCTGTGGCCGGGGCTGACCGGCGGTGAGGCGATCGACCTGTTCTCCCGGCTCCGCGGCGGAGTCGATGTCCGCAAGCGCGACGAACTCATCGAACGCTTCGACCTCGACCCCAGAAAGAAGGGCCGGACGTACTCGAAGGGCAATCGGCAGAAGGTCGCGCTCATCTCCGCACTGGCCTCGGATGTCGAGCTCCTGCTGCTCGACGAACCGACCGCGGGCCTCGACCCGCTCATGGAGGCCGTGTTCCAGGAGTGCATCCGCGAGGCGAAGGAGGACGGTCGCACGGTGCTGCTCTCGAGCCACATCCTCGCCCAGGTCGAGGCGCTGGCCGACCGGATCTCGATCATCCGGGCCGGCCGCATCGTCGAGACCGGTACTCTGTCGGATCTGCGCCACCTGTCGCGGACGACGATCACCGTTCAGGTCGAGCGGGACATCCCCGCTCTGACTCGGATGGCCGGAGTCCACGATCTCGTCCGCGAGGGTGCGCAGCTGCACTTCAGCGCCGACGCCGCTCACCTGCCGGACCTCATGCGCACCCTCGGCGAGCACGACGTCGAGTCGCTGACGGCCACGCCGCCGACGCTCGAGCAGCTGCTGCTGCGCCACTACGGCAAGGAGGTCGGATCATGA
- a CDS encoding ABC transporter permease has product MNLLASTEAGPGDATADRRQAHRRARARGADGRLGGGGLTGLGHLLLFMLRRDRLRMPIWVLSLTALTAYFANAIALVMDADTLQTMTVFAKNPVMGLITGPGYGLDDITVPRFIVGMYAVFLMIGIGLMSITTVTRHTRAEEQTGRAELIRANVTGRHAQLFAAVILTVIMNVVAGALMAAALQFSEADPDPATSSLLFGAGMTAVGCVFVGVTSVTVQLTGFSRAASGMAGAVLALSFVVRGLGDMSAVAGGDLDWLSWLSPLGWSQQTAPFTLDRWWPLLYSVAALVVLLVIGLAVQSRRDLGAGITAERPGRAHAGRGLSTAFGLAFRLQRSTLIWWSLGILVMAAIFGSFAGAMAEGADGMPEQITQLMGGPRGIVDGYLGYMALYMAMIVAAFALITVGGLRSEEQDFHTEPVLATAVSRGGWMASWVTVTLLGSGWLMLLAGIGEGIGAAASLDDWDLLGPTVLGHLVQSAAVWVLIGLACLLYGFAPRLLGLTWIVFAGSAVLALFGGLLQLDDAVLDLSVFNHIGQYPAEDISAEAVLTFLAITVVLVGAGMVGFRRRDLVTA; this is encoded by the coding sequence ATGAATCTGCTGGCATCGACCGAGGCGGGCCCGGGGGACGCGACCGCCGACCGACGTCAGGCGCACCGAAGGGCCCGTGCCCGCGGAGCCGACGGCCGCCTCGGCGGGGGTGGCCTCACCGGGTTGGGACACCTGCTGCTGTTCATGCTCAGGCGCGACCGGCTGCGAATGCCGATCTGGGTGCTGTCTCTGACCGCGCTCACGGCCTACTTCGCGAATGCGATCGCCCTGGTCATGGATGCGGACACCTTGCAGACGATGACCGTGTTCGCGAAGAATCCGGTGATGGGACTCATCACCGGACCCGGCTACGGGCTCGATGACATCACGGTGCCGCGATTCATCGTCGGCATGTACGCCGTGTTCCTCATGATCGGCATCGGCCTGATGTCGATCACCACCGTCACCCGTCACACCCGCGCCGAGGAGCAGACGGGCAGGGCTGAGCTCATCCGAGCGAATGTCACGGGACGACATGCCCAGCTGTTCGCTGCGGTCATCCTCACGGTGATCATGAACGTCGTGGCAGGGGCGCTCATGGCCGCGGCGCTTCAGTTCTCGGAGGCCGACCCCGACCCGGCGACCTCGAGTCTGCTCTTCGGCGCCGGGATGACGGCGGTCGGCTGTGTATTCGTCGGGGTCACGTCCGTGACGGTGCAGCTGACGGGGTTCTCGCGGGCGGCCTCGGGAATGGCCGGAGCCGTGCTGGCGCTGAGCTTCGTCGTCCGCGGGCTCGGTGACATGTCCGCCGTCGCCGGCGGCGACCTCGACTGGCTGTCCTGGCTGTCTCCTCTGGGATGGTCTCAGCAGACGGCTCCGTTCACTCTCGACCGCTGGTGGCCGCTGCTGTATTCAGTCGCCGCCCTCGTCGTCCTCCTGGTCATCGGTCTGGCCGTGCAGTCGCGCCGCGACCTCGGCGCGGGCATCACTGCGGAGCGGCCCGGACGGGCTCACGCAGGTCGTGGCCTGTCGACCGCGTTCGGACTCGCCTTCCGCCTGCAGCGTTCGACGCTGATCTGGTGGTCGCTGGGGATCCTCGTCATGGCTGCGATCTTCGGATCCTTCGCCGGAGCGATGGCCGAGGGCGCCGACGGCATGCCCGAACAGATCACGCAGCTCATGGGCGGACCGCGGGGAATCGTCGACGGCTATCTCGGCTATATGGCGCTCTACATGGCCATGATCGTCGCCGCCTTCGCGCTCATCACCGTCGGAGGACTGCGCTCCGAGGAACAGGACTTCCACACCGAGCCCGTCCTCGCGACCGCGGTCTCACGGGGCGGGTGGATGGCTTCCTGGGTGACGGTGACGCTGCTCGGATCCGGCTGGCTGATGCTGCTGGCCGGTATCGGTGAGGGCATCGGCGCGGCCGCCTCGCTGGACGATTGGGACCTGCTGGGCCCGACGGTGCTCGGCCATCTCGTGCAGTCGGCCGCCGTGTGGGTGCTGATCGGCCTCGCCTGCCTGCTGTACGGATTCGCGCCGCGACTGCTGGGTCTGACCTGGATCGTCTTCGCCGGTTCCGCGGTGCTCGCTCTGTTCGGCGGGCTCCTCCAGCTCGACGATGCCGTCCTCGACCTCTCCGTGTTCAACCACATCGGTCAGTACCCGGCCGAGGACATCTCCGCCGAGGCGGTGCTGACGTTCCTGGCGATCACGGTCGTCCTCGTCGGAGCTGGCATGGTCGGGTTCCGTAGACGGGATCTCGTGACGGCGTGA
- a CDS encoding helix-turn-helix transcriptional regulator: MSSNAEGAAQDPRLSLGDFIVELEVSGAGPADTELCHRLWTECAGRARFAEAVLRAAAAAGVSVDPESTAFADWVVELCPRLSLALGSGDTAAASVLAQLSAVSETTAVRALTAVADDLLGGIGIHDPEGVLIRLRSSGILTRLEDSTRGTLLKVPTLIAAKLRHDLRAEVSAEPVVASLLDVLVDHMESAGLVEPELLSDVLLLARHGGHWSQLQRVCEAVGMPMFLLTPRTSCTVLRVLPLKARTGRPGLAFFGSLAEDITADAVDDTPARIRAAAIRYTGPGMLRSRLLGKFGDSEFNVEEEGALPGAMLVDVIGTVRQLIELADAGRHGEAAELGIRASAEMRSARARSVVRLLTAIALHHAAEPRRALSVLNEIEGPARAGHVDGDFLLPSIIAWTALIAAVSGDHERADAHLAESDAPSGISRAGSEADPAAASSDAPPTVIIDELVTPPLRIASALRALDRLDLERAEAEFGALSAYPEMRTLWVYLPLIARTLAVLSAEAESGLLFVNDDAERFQDSGVLSDAEKDLIALGRSTVFIALGQLRWAEIDRDRLSPACDGRIVLDVRSKLVAGRNDEAISCADTWFYHHSLSPRSRAELVAIRAAAKLRTGDEAGAQSDFRMAVSLSTWVSSLLPLALLPLPDRSRLIDLTTDSPVWAEAANEFSATFDSPAKLVERLRSIGPVSVDIAETPQLNAGEAQLIDFLARGLSVAEIAEELNQVTGTVKNRLSALYRKFGVSNRADVLIRARSFGYLA; this comes from the coding sequence ATGAGCTCGAACGCTGAAGGGGCGGCGCAAGATCCTCGCCTCAGCCTGGGCGACTTCATCGTCGAGCTCGAAGTCTCGGGAGCCGGCCCGGCAGATACCGAGCTCTGCCACCGGCTCTGGACGGAATGCGCCGGCCGTGCTCGATTCGCCGAGGCGGTCCTCCGTGCCGCTGCTGCCGCGGGGGTTTCCGTAGATCCCGAATCAACTGCTTTCGCTGATTGGGTCGTCGAACTCTGTCCGCGACTGTCCCTTGCATTGGGCTCCGGTGACACAGCGGCAGCTTCTGTGCTTGCTCAGCTCAGTGCTGTGTCAGAGACGACCGCTGTTCGGGCGCTGACCGCCGTGGCCGATGACCTCCTCGGCGGAATTGGGATCCACGATCCCGAAGGGGTGCTGATCCGACTCCGCTCCAGCGGGATACTCACTCGCCTTGAAGATTCGACGCGGGGGACGCTGCTGAAGGTTCCGACTCTCATCGCGGCCAAGCTGCGACACGACCTCAGGGCCGAAGTCAGTGCTGAACCGGTGGTCGCTTCACTGCTCGATGTGCTCGTCGACCATATGGAATCCGCGGGTCTGGTCGAGCCCGAGCTCCTCAGCGACGTGCTGCTTCTGGCCAGGCACGGCGGCCATTGGTCCCAGCTCCAGCGGGTGTGCGAGGCAGTGGGCATGCCGATGTTCCTGCTCACTCCGCGGACCTCCTGCACTGTTCTCCGAGTTCTGCCGCTCAAGGCGCGCACCGGCCGACCCGGCCTTGCGTTCTTCGGATCTCTCGCCGAAGACATCACGGCCGATGCCGTTGATGACACCCCGGCTCGGATTCGGGCCGCCGCGATCAGATATACCGGCCCGGGAATGCTGAGGTCACGACTACTGGGGAAATTCGGCGATTCGGAATTTAACGTGGAAGAGGAAGGAGCGCTTCCGGGTGCGATGCTGGTCGATGTCATCGGCACTGTCCGGCAGCTGATCGAGCTCGCCGATGCCGGGCGTCACGGCGAAGCTGCGGAACTGGGCATTCGCGCCTCAGCAGAGATGCGCAGTGCGCGTGCACGATCCGTCGTGCGTCTCCTCACCGCGATCGCACTTCACCACGCAGCTGAACCTCGGCGGGCTCTGTCCGTGCTCAACGAAATCGAGGGCCCCGCCCGAGCCGGTCACGTGGACGGTGACTTTCTTCTGCCGTCGATCATCGCTTGGACCGCCCTCATCGCAGCGGTCAGTGGTGACCATGAGCGGGCCGATGCGCACCTGGCGGAGTCCGATGCCCCATCGGGGATCAGCCGCGCGGGTTCCGAAGCGGATCCGGCAGCCGCATCTTCGGATGCGCCCCCAACCGTCATCATCGATGAACTGGTGACTCCGCCCCTGCGCATCGCCTCGGCTCTCAGGGCTCTGGACCGACTCGATCTTGAGCGGGCCGAGGCAGAGTTCGGCGCCCTCTCCGCCTACCCTGAGATGCGGACGCTGTGGGTCTATCTGCCCCTCATCGCCCGGACCTTGGCGGTGCTGTCCGCGGAAGCGGAATCCGGTCTGCTGTTCGTCAACGATGATGCGGAGCGATTCCAGGACAGCGGTGTCCTGTCAGACGCGGAGAAGGACCTGATCGCACTTGGGCGCAGCACGGTCTTCATTGCTCTGGGGCAGCTGCGGTGGGCCGAGATCGACCGCGATCGGCTCTCTCCCGCCTGCGACGGCCGTATTGTTCTCGACGTTCGTTCGAAGCTCGTCGCCGGTCGAAACGATGAGGCGATCTCATGCGCAGATACCTGGTTCTATCACCACTCGCTGAGCCCGCGCAGCCGGGCTGAGCTCGTCGCCATCAGAGCAGCAGCCAAGCTGCGCACTGGGGACGAGGCTGGAGCGCAGAGTGATTTCAGGATGGCTGTAAGTCTCTCGACCTGGGTGAGCTCGCTGCTGCCGCTTGCACTTCTGCCGCTGCCCGATCGCAGTCGGCTCATCGACCTCACAACTGACTCGCCTGTATGGGCGGAAGCTGCGAACGAGTTCTCCGCGACCTTCGATTCGCCTGCGAAGCTTGTGGAGCGGCTGCGCAGTATCGGCCCGGTTTCTGTGGACATAGCAGAAACGCCACAGCTCAATGCCGGCGAAGCCCAACTCATCGATTTTCTGGCACGGGGCCTGTCCGTCGCTGAGATCGCTGAGGAACTCAATCAGGTGACGGGCACAGTGAAGAACCGTCTCTCTGCCCTCTACCGCAAATTCGGAGTCTCGAACCGGGCGGACGTGCTCATCCGGGCCCGATCCTTCGGTTACCTCGCCTAG